The proteins below are encoded in one region of Pelecanus crispus isolate bPelCri1 chromosome 4, bPelCri1.pri, whole genome shotgun sequence:
- the LOC104038996 gene encoding UDP-glucuronosyltransferase 2A2-like isoform X1 produces MATKAPGSKKYLQLLLFQVALLGPVFCGNVLVWPMEGSHWLNVKIVIQELIHHGHSVTVLVSNASLFIKPRAEAAEKFEVYNVPFKKDTIENLIEDVVALWLNNRPTTLTFWQFYKELGKLSKNWHQMNRLMCDAVLTNRELMAHLQGSSYDLLLSDPVTLCGDLLALKLAIPFIYSLRFSPASTVERHCGKIPAPPSYAPAALSELTDCMSFVERIKNIVSYHLQDYVFQSYWGEWDIYYSKVLGRPTTLCETMGKAEIWLIRTYWDFEFPRPFLPNFEFVGGLHCQPAKPLPKEMEEFVQSSGEHGIVVFSLGSMVYNLTDEKSNVIARALSQLPQKVLWRYKGNKPETLGSNTRIYDWIPQNDLLGHPLTKAFITHGGTNGIYEAIYHGIPMVGIPMFGDQHDNIVHMTAKGAAVALDFNTLKTQDLVDALNTVINNSTYKENALRLSKIHHDQPVKPLDRAVFWIEFVMRHKGAKHLRPAAHHLTWYQYHCLDVLAFLFTCAAIAVFILVKCCSFCCRRCGRIAKRKKE; encoded by the exons ATGGCCACAAAAGCCCCCGGCTCTAAGAAATACCTCCAGCTGCTCCTTTTTCAGGTCGCTCTTCTAGGGCCTGTGTTCTGTGGGAACGTGTTGGTCTGGCCAATGGAAGGCAGCCACTGGCTGAACGTGAAGATAGTTATACAGGAGCTCATCCACCACGGGCACAGCGTTACTGTCCTGGTATCCAATGCTTCCCTCTTCATCAAACCCAGGGCTGAGGCTGCGGAGAAGTTTGAGGTCTATAATGTGCCCTTCAAGAAAGACACCATTGAGAACCTGATCGAGGATGTAGTGGCACTGTGGCTGAATAACAGGCCAACCACCTTGACCTTCTGGCAGTTCTACAAGGAGCTGGGAAAACTGTCCAAAAACTGGCACCAGATGAACAGGCTAATGTGCGACGCAGTGCTAACCAACCGAGAGCTGATGGCCCACCTGCAGGGGTCTAGCTATGACCTGCTGCTGTCAGACCCGGTGACCCTCTGCGGGGACCTCCTGGCTCTCAAGCTGGCCATCCCCTTCATCTACTCACTGCGCTTCTCCCCAGCCTCCACCGTGGAGAGGCACTGTGGCAAGATCCCAGCCCCACCATCCTACGCGCCTGCAGCCCTGTCCGAGCTCACCGACTGCATGTCCTTCGTCGAGAGAATAAAAAACATTGTGTCTTACCACCTGCAAGACTACGTTTTCCAGAGCTACTGGGGAGAATGGGATATCTATTACAGCAAGGTCTTAG GAAGGCCCACAACCCTGTGTGAGACAATGGGGAAAGCAGAGATATGGCTCATCAGAACATACTGGGATTTTGAATTTCCACGCCCTTTCCTGCCCAACTTTGAGTTTGTTGGAGGACTTCATTGCCAGCCTGCAAAGCCATTACCAAAG GAAATGGAAGAATTTGTTCAGAGCTCAGGGGAACATGGCATTGTGGTGTTCTCTCTCGGGTCGATGGTCTACAACCTAACTGATGAAAAAAGTAATGTGATTGCCAGAGCCCTCAGCCAGCTTCCACAGAAG GTGCTCTGGCGGtacaaaggaaacaaaccagAAACTCTAGGCTCCAACACCAGGATTTATGACTGGATACCCCAAAATGACCTGCTTG GCCATCCTTTGACGAAGGCCTTTATTACTCATGGTGGGACCAATGGGATCTACGAAGCTATCTACCACGGGATCCCGATGGTTGGGATTCCCATGTTTGGCGACCAGCACGACAACATTGTCCACATGACAGCAAAGGGAGCTGCAGTTGCGCTGGATTTCAACACTCTGAAGACGCAGGACCTAGTTGATGCGCTGAATACAGTTATTAACAATTCCAC CTATAAGGAAAATGCTCTAAGGTTATCCAAGATACACCACGACCAGCCAGTTAAGCCTCTGGACAGAGCTGTCTTCTGGATTGAATTTGTCATGCGTCACAAAGGAGCAAAGCACTTGAGACCAGCTGCTCACCATCTCACCTGGTACCAGTACCACTGCCTGGATGTTCTAGCATTCTTGTTCACCTGTGCAGCCATTGCTGTCTTCATTCTTGTCAAGTGCTGCTCATTTTGCTGTAGGAGATGTGGCAGGattgcaaagaggaagaaagaatag
- the LOC104038996 gene encoding UDP-glucuronosyltransferase 2C1-like isoform X2 — MMGSRFPWLLWAYACCWSTGFCGKVVVWPTDASHWINVKVLLEELVLRGHEVTVLVPSSNLLINYRDISSPFTFEVLQVPFTQKTLNAIMEDFLNFWMNEVSNLSQWEIMWRMKKDLEVFTNMSKQVCDTLVMNPQLIAKLQQAKFDVLIADPLSLGGELVAEILAIPFVYSFRFSDGNVVERLCGGLPSPPSYVPASTSALTDQMSFMERLQNFLFYFYTDLFFLKFWQDEWDGYYSNVLGRPTTLCETMGKAEIWLIRTYWDFEFPRPFLPNFEFVGGLHCQPAKPLPKEMEEFVQSSGEHGIVVFSLGSMVYNLTDEKSNVIARALSQLPQKVLWRYKGNKPETLGSNTRIYDWIPQNDLLGHPLTKAFITHGGTNGIYEAIYHGIPMVGIPMFGDQHDNIVHMTAKGAAVALDFNTLKTQDLVDALNTVINNSTYKENALRLSKIHHDQPVKPLDRAVFWIEFVMRHKGAKHLRPAAHHLTWYQYHCLDVLAFLFTCAAIAVFILVKCCSFCCRRCGRIAKRKKE; from the exons ATGATGGGGTCAAGGTTCCCCTGGCTGCTCTGGGCCTATGCATGCTGCTGGAGCACTGGCTTTTGTGGGAAGGTGGTGGTCTGGCCCACCGATGCAAGTCACTGGATCAATGTGAAAGTGCTGCTGGAAGAGCTCGTTCTCCGGGGTCATGAAGTGACTGTGCTGGTGCCCTCAAGTAATCTGCTCATCAACTACCGAGACATCTCCTCCCCCTTCACCTTTGAGGTCCTGCAAGTCCCCTTTACCCAGAAGACCCTGAATGCTATCATGGAGGACTTTCTCAATTTCTGGATGAATGAGGTCTCTAATCTCTCCCAGTGGGAGATCATGTGGAGAATGAAAAAGGACTTGGAGGTCTTTACCAATATGTCAAAGCAGGTCTGTGACACCTTGGTGATGAACCCTCAGCTGATAGCAAAGCTGCAGCAGGCCAAGTTTGATGTTCTGATCGCTGACCCGCTGTCTTTAGGCGGGGAGCTCGTAGCAGAAATCCTAGCCATCCCTTTTGTCTACAGCTTCCGCTTCTCTGATGGGAATGTGGTAGAGCGGCTGTGCGGTGGGCTCCCGTCCCCACCTTCTTATGTGCCTGCTAGCACAAGCGCGCTGACAGACCAGATGTCCTTCATGGAAAGACTACAGAACTTCCTCTTTTACTTTTACAcggatttatttttcttgaagttttGGCAAGACGAATGGGATGGGTACTACAGTAATGTCTTAG GAAGGCCCACAACCCTGTGTGAGACAATGGGGAAAGCAGAGATATGGCTCATCAGAACATACTGGGATTTTGAATTTCCACGCCCTTTCCTGCCCAACTTTGAGTTTGTTGGAGGACTTCATTGCCAGCCTGCAAAGCCATTACCAAAG GAAATGGAAGAATTTGTTCAGAGCTCAGGGGAACATGGCATTGTGGTGTTCTCTCTCGGGTCGATGGTCTACAACCTAACTGATGAAAAAAGTAATGTGATTGCCAGAGCCCTCAGCCAGCTTCCACAGAAG GTGCTCTGGCGGtacaaaggaaacaaaccagAAACTCTAGGCTCCAACACCAGGATTTATGACTGGATACCCCAAAATGACCTGCTTG GCCATCCTTTGACGAAGGCCTTTATTACTCATGGTGGGACCAATGGGATCTACGAAGCTATCTACCACGGGATCCCGATGGTTGGGATTCCCATGTTTGGCGACCAGCACGACAACATTGTCCACATGACAGCAAAGGGAGCTGCAGTTGCGCTGGATTTCAACACTCTGAAGACGCAGGACCTAGTTGATGCGCTGAATACAGTTATTAACAATTCCAC CTATAAGGAAAATGCTCTAAGGTTATCCAAGATACACCACGACCAGCCAGTTAAGCCTCTGGACAGAGCTGTCTTCTGGATTGAATTTGTCATGCGTCACAAAGGAGCAAAGCACTTGAGACCAGCTGCTCACCATCTCACCTGGTACCAGTACCACTGCCTGGATGTTCTAGCATTCTTGTTCACCTGTGCAGCCATTGCTGTCTTCATTCTTGTCAAGTGCTGCTCATTTTGCTGTAGGAGATGTGGCAGGattgcaaagaggaagaaagaatag